In Candidatus Neomarinimicrobiota bacterium, the genomic window CGATAGCATTCTCCCATACTCCTCCTTCCATCCTCCACCCTGATAGAAATGGTAGACCCGGTCGTAGATGTCGAAACAATTCTGCATGAAAACCGTTTTGTCACGGGTCGATACGGTAGCCGTAAGAGGTCTGCGGTAGTAGCCACACAGGTATTGAGCAACAAGGAATCTGGCACCGTTCATGGCAATGCGAAGAATAAAATCCACGTCCTGCACAGAGGTCAGTTTCTCATTCCACCCACTAACCGTGTCTACTGTTTGCCTTGTCATCAGGTAACTGCTAAGTGGTGCCCAGCCATCATCATCGATCAAGGAGGCAACCGGGTCATCGGTCAGAAGAGGCTCGCGGACGGGGCCCTCAACAAACAAACCAGGTTTCTCCTCGATTAGGTTTTTCCACCAGCCGGTCACAACGTCAGCTTTGTCATTCTGCAGGATAGAAACTTGGCACTGCAATTTCCCCCGTGCCATTCGATCGTCGGAATCCAACCACTGAATGTAGTCTCCTCGACTCAATTCAAATCCACGGTTACGAGCCGACGGCGCGCCACGATTAGGTTGCGATTCATATCGGATTAAGTCCGAATACCTCTCTCCGTAGTGTTTGATGATGGTCAGGCTACTGTCCGTTGAACCATCATCGATGATAATAATCTCGATAGGTCGGTAGGCCTGTTCCAGACACGACTGGATAGCTTCCCCTACCCACTTCTCGGCGTTGTAACATGGTATGATAACAGAGACAAGCGATTGGGACATGTTCAGATATCTGCTCCCTTGCCCCGGGCATAATAATCTACTAGTTGACTCATGACCTCGCCGTCTAGAATCCGCCAGCCATCCAATATTGCTCTGGGGGGTGTCATTTTCTGGAAACAATCCGGTGACAGGCGCTTGAACTCCGGCCAAGGTGTCGTCAACACAATCACTCCGCATTGTCTGACGCAGTTTTCAGCCGTCTGGGCGTACCTCACCGCCTCTCCAAGAATATCTCTGGCATCATCCATCCCCTGAGGATCATACACTGTGACAGGCAGTCCCTCCTTCACCAACGCTTGAGCCAGAAGGAGTCCCTGGGACTCATCTACGACCGGTGTTTCCGGCTTATACGACAGTCCAAGTATACCGATGCGTTTCCTCTGAGGATTGCATCGCTGAACCCACTCAGCCATGTGCTGAACCTGTAGCTGGTTCACAGCATCAACGGCCTCCGGAAGCAGAGGTGGCAAGCCAATGGAGCGAATGAAGTTGACCATAGCCCGATTATCACGAGGGAAACAGGGTCCCCCATAGCCTGTAGCCCCTTTTAGATACTTTGGCCCAATCCGGGAATCCATCCCCAGGGCATTTGTAACGGCATCTACGTTTCCAGCTGGCAAGCGCTCACAGATATCCGCTAGCATATTCGCAAACGAAATCTTTGTTGTTAAATAGGTATTGACAGCAATTTTCGTGAGCTCTGCATTGACAAAGTTCATGCGACGGACGACCGGCCGACTGGTGTATACCCTACTGTAAAAATCTTCCAAAATATCGCCAGCCCTACTATCTGACTCGCCAATGAGCATAATATCCGGATTGAGAAAATCATCAATAACGGAACCCAGAGCAATGAATTCAGGGCTGTAGCAGAGCCCAAAATCCTGTCCGCATCTTTTTCCCGAGGCATTTTCCAAAGCCGGCAGTACCTCATTCTGCGTGGCACCCGGCAGGACTGTGCTGCACAACACAACTAGTTGATAGGTGTCTTTCCTGCCTATAGCACGTCCAATATCCTGGCAAGCGTTCACGACGTATTCGGTGCTGAACCCTCCCTCAGAATTACTAGGGGTAGGAACGAAGATGAGTGCCAGTTCGGACTCAAGTACGGCTTCCTCCACATCAAGGGTTGCACGGAGACGGCTCCTATTTGCAGAAATAAGCTCCTGAAGTCCGGTCTCCTCCACCGGTGCCAGTCCGTCGTTAATCTTTTCGACAGAAGCCGAATTAACATCGGCCCCGATCACAAGAATGCCTTTGTGGGCGATACTAGCAGCGATGGCAGCACCCAGCTTTCCCAGGCCGATGACCGAAATTGTTTTTTCTTCCATCAGAGTCTGAAACCGCCCACACGCCGGGCGTTCCTCAAAAGCTTCCATGTCACCTTCAGCGGTCGATGCAAGAATCTCAAGCCGGGATACATTATGTCCCAAGTGTCAATCAATCTTCCAAGGCCCTCGGGATGAATCCTGATCCTCAGACCTTGCGGGGTTAATTCCCATCTGGCGTCCACAATTGAATATGAGCCAGACCGGCCGGCCAGTTGTCTGTTCCGCAGTGCCTCCTCTCCGAACCACAATTCCGTCTTGCTCTTATGACTGGCGTGAGTATAGTCATGATTCTGATGTACGGCGCACACCGTAGGTGTCGCATCAATGACCGTTACCCCGAGTTGAAGTGCCCTAAATATGAGCCACTGATCCCAGGCCGTACGTCCAACAGCAAAACGCGGGATCACACCCCACATGCCACGGCGGAAAATGAAATAATCGATACCCGAAGGGGCATGTAGCTGAGCACCAGTGCTGACCTGGTCTTTGAGTATTATCTGCCAATCTGGAACGTTGAAATCGAAAGGCACTGTAACCTCCAAATCCCAGCGCTGTCCCACAACCAGGAAGCGACGTTTATGCTGCGCAACCTGGTCAGCAGCATCTATGAGGTCATCCATGAAAATGATATCAGCATTAACATAACACAGTAAGTCATGTCTCGCCAGACGTTGGGCTTTCTCGAAAAGATCACTCAGAACAGGGGTGCCAAATTCATTGCGTTCGATCCTCTGAACGTGGCGCAATCCAAATTCAGCTGAGATATCTGCAGTCCCTTTATCGTTTCCAAACAGAATGACCTCCGGAGTCGGCCGCAACAATGTCCAACTGCGGATGGCATTCTGCTGGATGACGGCGATGTTTCCTTCGAACGGTTTGGCCATGGTGAATATTGTTAGCATAGGCCGATTTCCCACAGCAAAAACAGTCAAGAACGGCTTGTTACGACAACTCAGCCGTTAAACAAAGGTGCCAGCCCCAGTGCCGCTCAAGAAATCTGAAAAGCGGACCTGGCATCCAGCAGAAGTACCATAACTTCGAGTACCGATGGTTCCGGTAGTCAGGGATGCGGTAAGGAAAAATGTGGTCGAACTGTGCATTGGTCACACTAATGCCGTACCGGGAAAGAAGATCACAAATCTCCAGGCGTGTGAAGACGTGTGTCACGGGACAACCTGTCTGTGCTTCAGAGTGTCGCGCTACGAGTTCCCTCAACCGCCAAAATTGTCCTCGGCCATATGTCAGAAGAATCCAAAAAACCTTCCAAGAATAGCGATGGTACACCATAATTTTGATCGTGGTTTTACTGTCTGCATAGTGACATATCTGTTTAATGACACGATCGGGGTTCGGTGTGTGGTGAATAACTCCAAAAGAGTAAACCAGGCTGTACGGTTCGATGGGTACAAAGTGGCTCAGTTCCTCCGCATTACCGAGAAAAAAATGGATGCGATCCTGAAGACCGTAAACCTCCGCACGTTGTTTTGCCAGCTCCAACGACTTCACTGATAGTTCAACCGCCGTGACATATGCACCATGTCGGGCAAAGTTTATGGCGTCCGTACCGATCCCACAGCCGATTTCCAGCACTTTCTTGCCAGTCCACCTTTCGAACTGGGCGAAGCGAGGGATATGGCGCTCTACAAAGTACTTGCGGGCTTCAACTTCCTCGAAGTAGGACTTTGTCCCGACCGGATGTGAAGAGTGGGATATGTTACAGGGACGCCGGTTCCAGAAGTCTCTGACCTCTTGGACGGAAACGTCCTCGAATGAAACAATCATTTCTTCCTTTCGGGCCGACGCAGAACGAAACAGCCCAAAGCATAGATATTCTTGAGCGGATCCCACGAGCCGGCCGAAGCCTCGGAATTCATCGCCGTGTCCCTGTCACTTTGCTCCCATCGGTTCCGATTATTCTTCACCCAGAAAGCAGCTTTATCAACCGTGTAGCCGTTCAGTAACTGTGGCAGCCTTTGGGAGCCGTAAACCCGGCAGATCGGAATAAAGACAGCGTCCCTACCGACGGGGATCGTGAGCAACATAATCCCGCCAGGCTTCATGAATTCCCTGAGGCGCTTCATCGCTTGTAAATCGCCATCTGGGCGATCTTCCGTCACCGCGTAGCGGCCTGTCAAACCGACATGCTCCACGGTAGAGCAGTTGATTATCAAATCGAAACGCTTTTTGGGAAACGAGAGTTCCAGAATGTCACCTTGGATGAACCGGAGGTTTGGATGAGTATAGGGCCAATCAACAGGTTGTAGATCCACAGCCGTCACGTTGAAGGCTCGCTCGGCCGCGGCCAGTGCAAGAAGGCTTTCCCCTGAGCCAAAATCCAACGCCTCCCCCGGACCGGATGGCATTTGTGAGGCGATCCATGACCATTCGATGTCCCGGTCACCGAGGAGATTCACAGTCGAGTTATTATTGTCTCCTGACGGAGCAACGGCACGTCTGACCTTTCGCAGAGCAGTATACAGCCAGACCGGCAAATTGAGCGACAAATCCAGGTTATGCCGACCCGGTTCGATTCTCATTATCGTCGGTTCGTTTCGCCGGTCGTTTCGTCAGTCCTAGAACCGATGGCGAATCAATGGGGTTACGAGTGGAGGGGACGACTGGTTTTCCCAAGTCGCTACGGGCTCTGTTTTATGATTCTTCTCGCTAGGGATCTGAGTACACCTGCCTGACGCGCAGCCTCCTGCTTCATTAGGCGACGGTGACGCGTGAGCAAAAGGGCGTGCAACCTTCGTAGCAAGCGGGCTTCCAACACGTGTCTCCAAGAATCGGGCTCAGACTCAATCATTGGTTGACTATTTCGCATCAAGAAATGTTGCCAGTACTCTCTTGAATAATTCTGAAGCGGCCTTTTCGGGTCCTCGAACGCAATAGCAAACGCTTGAAGATTTAGGTATCCCGTATAGAACTTGTAGTCGATATCTGTCGTCCAAAAGTATGTCTCTAGGCACTGCGCCGGAGACCTGTGCTCATATTCCTTAGGAAGCGGCAAGTACCTTTGAACTACTCCTGTTCGAAATATCACGGGCCCCCCCGCGAAGCTCTCACAAGCCGGTCGTGTGGGCAGAAGCTGCGACGGTAATCTAGGTGTCCATAGGGTATTACTGGTATCGATGCTTCGCGGGACCAATTCAACACCACAGAAGTCCTGCGGCAGCAGACTCTTTTCTTGCTTGACATAAAGCTCATGAGGGATCGAAAAAATCCGGTCTTGATCTTCACGACAGAACCAGGTTTCCTTCACTTCGTCATCGTAATCACTATACCATGGATACCTGCGTTTCAGTTCCTGTTTGACTTCATCGTTATAGCCAAAGAGACCTCTCACTCTGAGGTATACCAAATAGACCTCAGAATATTTTTCAAACGCTTTCTTAACCGTTCGGAGTGACAAGGTCTGAATTAGCCGGAAATCCTCATGGAAGGAAATGACATATTCCTCACGAACCCGACTCCAAACTTGATTGACCGCATTATAGATATTCCCGCTGTTCGTCAGTGATACGATTTTACTGAATGGACACGCCTGGCCCGATAGTGAAGAGAGGTGGTGCCTTAACGCTCCTTGGTAATCTCTCTCTGAGTCATCAACAAAGTATATTCCCCGGACGAGCTCAGGTTGCGCCAGATGCTTGAAAAAATCCCTCAGATTGTCGGAATATGTTTCAAAACTCTTTTCATCCTTGACTTTTGAGTAGAAAATGATGCCGAAGACTCCTGAGTTCGGGTGGATGTCCTTTGCATTCACTTCGGCCGTATATGCCTCCTCAGATAGTCAAACAAGGTGCCCTAACTTACCAGGTCATACGGATCGTTTCGGATACGCGTTATGAGTCATTTCGTGTATCACTTTTTCGAAATCTTCAAACACCATCCGATCCGATGTTTCGGTGTACCAACGTACTACGTTCTCTGCCAAATACTTATATTGGTCATAATTATCCAGAAAATGGGTCAACCGATCGTTACGTCCTTCGATCTCAGTAAGAGGAACATAATGCTTCATAGGCTCGAGCCCAAGATATTGGAGGTCAGGAACCTCTGGCAGGATGGGAATTGTACCCGATCCCAGTACTTCGAAATATTTACTCACAAGAATATCATATTTCATTCTCCCGAATACACTATAACGGGCCGAACCCAGATACTCAGACCATTTGTTCAGCGCTCGAACAGGTATTCCCCCATCGCGTTGCAGAATACAGGGGCCCTCTTGAGTAACAATATCTGTGCCAAACAAATAATTGAAATCGATTTTATAATCATCGGGAAGATTTCGAATCTGGCGATCCAGACGTTTACGTCCTTCATAAATAGGACGATCTATGGGACCTAACACCAGTAGGTCGAGTTCCTTTTCGGCCAAGTTTGGACGCGCAAAAAATAGCGAGTCAAAGAAGGGATTGAATATGATCCGTGTTGTGTTGGGCAAACGGAAGCGCTTTCCCCACTCCCCGGGATACGGGGTAAGTAGAGCGTCAGGTCTAAGCCAATCGATCACCCACTGATAATAGTCTCCCCTGCCCCAAAAGTCATGGCCATATAAAATAACAGGCAGGTCAGGACGCCTGAATCTGGGAATTTCTCCCTGATGAAATACCAGCGCTAAATCATAATCTTTCCACC contains:
- a CDS encoding nucleotide sugar dehydrogenase — translated: MEEKTISVIGLGKLGAAIAASIAHKGILVIGADVNSASVEKINDGLAPVEETGLQELISANRSRLRATLDVEEAVLESELALIFVPTPSNSEGGFSTEYVVNACQDIGRAIGRKDTYQLVVLCSTVLPGATQNEVLPALENASGKRCGQDFGLCYSPEFIALGSVIDDFLNPDIMLIGESDSRAGDILEDFYSRVYTSRPVVRRMNFVNAELTKIAVNTYLTTKISFANMLADICERLPAGNVDAVTNALGMDSRIGPKYLKGATGYGGPCFPRDNRAMVNFIRSIGLPPLLPEAVDAVNQLQVQHMAEWVQRCNPQRKRIGILGLSYKPETPVVDESQGLLLAQALVKEGLPVTVYDPQGMDDARDILGEAVRYAQTAENCVRQCGVIVLTTPWPEFKRLSPDCFQKMTPPRAILDGWRILDGEVMSQLVDYYARGKGADI
- a CDS encoding class I SAM-dependent methyltransferase: MIVSFEDVSVQEVRDFWNRRPCNISHSSHPVGTKSYFEEVEARKYFVERHIPRFAQFERWTGKKVLEIGCGIGTDAINFARHGAYVTAVELSVKSLELAKQRAEVYGLQDRIHFFLGNAEELSHFVPIEPYSLVYSFGVIHHTPNPDRVIKQICHYADSKTTIKIMVYHRYSWKVFWILLTYGRGQFWRLRELVARHSEAQTGCPVTHVFTRLEICDLLSRYGISVTNAQFDHIFPYRIPDYRNHRYSKLWYFCWMPGPLFRFLERHWGWHLCLTAELS
- a CDS encoding DUF268 domain-containing protein → MRIEPGRHNLDLSLNLPVWLYTALRKVRRAVAPSGDNNNSTVNLLGDRDIEWSWIASQMPSGPGEALDFGSGESLLALAAAERAFNVTAVDLQPVDWPYTHPNLRFIQGDILELSFPKKRFDLIINCSTVEHVGLTGRYAVTEDRPDGDLQAMKRLREFMKPGGIMLLTIPVGRDAVFIPICRVYGSQRLPQLLNGYTVDKAAFWVKNNRNRWEQSDRDTAMNSEASAGSWDPLKNIYALGCFVLRRPERKK
- a CDS encoding glycosyltransferase — translated: MSQSLVSVIIPCYNAEKWVGEAIQSCLEQAYRPIEIIIIDDGSTDSSLTIIKHYGERYSDLIRYESQPNRGAPSARNRGFELSRGDYIQWLDSDDRMARGKLQCQVSILQNDKADVVTGWWKNLIEEKPGLFVEGPVREPLLTDDPVASLIDDDGWAPLSSYLMTRQTVDTVSGWNEKLTSVQDVDFILRIAMNGARFLVAQYLCGYYRRPLTATVSTRDKTVFMQNCFDIYDRVYHFYQGGGWKEEYGRMLSRRYGWLARYFFEHDRVMFERCMKQIQLFEPHYVPEGPSQLRWLTRILGYRNAEQIALWYRMTKGLVFK